The Eriocheir sinensis breed Jianghai 21 chromosome 21, ASM2467909v1, whole genome shotgun sequence genome includes a region encoding these proteins:
- the LOC127001455 gene encoding SET domain-containing protein 9-like, with translation MESSLGYSVRVSPSSVPGLGSGVVLEGPRGAKGGQLVALYPGGLYLPQQPVLLPSLANPFMLRCADGVIVDGHRKGVSGAVFRSCCGRDRLGLEEAADSSWLTDWPVNPLNVGQYVNNQAPGRPSNVAYQEVTLQPWEVPWGTRRFLPNLWCSLPPGTPQGELPLRVVALVATTDIAVGQELYSHYFTIIHSKT, from the exons ATGGAGTCTTCACTGGGGTACTCGGTGCGGGTGAGCCCCAGCAGCGTGCCGGGGCTGGGGAGCGGCGTGGTGCTGGAAGGTCCGAGGGGCGCCAAGGGGGGACAGCTGGTGGCCCTCTACCCCGGCGGGCTGTACCTCCCGCAGCAGCCCGTCCTCCTGCCCAGCCTGGCCAACCCCTTCATGCTGCGCTGTGCTGACGGGGTGATCGTGGACGGCCACCGCAAGGGAGTGTCCGGCGCCGTGTTCAG GTCTTGCTGTGGGAGGGACCGCCTGGGACTCGAGGAGGCGGCAGACTCGAGTTGGCTTACCGACTGGCCTGTCAACCCTCTCAATGTGGGGCAGTACGTCAACAACCAGGCTCCAG GTCGCCCCAGCAATGTAGCGTACCAGGAAGTGACGCTGCAGCCGTGGGAGGTGCCGTGGGGAACGCGTCGCTTCCTTCCCAATCTGTGGTGCTCGCTGCCCCCTGGCACCCCCCAGGGGGAGTTGCCGCTACGCGTTGTGGCTCTGGTCGCCACCACAGACATCGCTGTGGGACAGGAACTCTATTCCCATTACTTCACCATCATTCACTCCAAGACCTAG